From Cellulomonas chengniuliangii, the proteins below share one genomic window:
- a CDS encoding TetR/AcrR family transcriptional regulator, with the protein MSTSAPADPPPLSARRQQTRDRLLDAAYQILAEHGIAGASIEAVCEAAGFTRGAFYSNFDSKTELFLALTEREQRRRLAQLESDAVAVAAEARAHGRSLDTQLVGEVIAALLSGQPDDRQWRLISNEFELLALRQPEEAARFLQFEEQILVELADVVERLATSLGLRLVIPAIDATRLFMAGYAASTRQAYLLGPGDHGATARELAARWLPAVVERLIEPLED; encoded by the coding sequence GTGAGCACCTCCGCCCCTGCCGACCCGCCGCCGCTCAGCGCCCGGCGCCAGCAGACCCGCGACCGGCTCCTGGACGCCGCGTACCAGATCCTCGCGGAGCACGGCATCGCCGGCGCCTCGATCGAGGCGGTGTGCGAGGCGGCAGGCTTCACGCGCGGGGCGTTCTACTCCAACTTCGACAGCAAGACCGAGCTGTTCCTCGCCCTCACCGAGCGCGAGCAGCGCCGACGCCTCGCCCAGCTCGAGAGCGACGCCGTGGCCGTCGCCGCCGAGGCCCGGGCCCATGGCCGCTCGCTGGACACCCAGCTGGTCGGCGAGGTGATCGCCGCGCTGCTCAGCGGGCAGCCCGACGACCGGCAGTGGCGGCTGATCAGCAACGAGTTCGAGCTCCTGGCCCTGCGCCAGCCCGAGGAGGCGGCGCGGTTCCTCCAGTTCGAGGAGCAGATCCTCGTCGAGCTCGCGGACGTGGTGGAGCGGCTCGCCACCTCGCTCGGCCTGCGCCTGGTCATCCCCGCCATCGACGCGACGCGCCTGTTCATGGCGGGCTACGCCGCGAGCACGCGGCAGGCCTACCTCCTGGGCCCCGGCGACCACGGCGCCACCGCCCGCGAGCTGGCCGCCCGGTGGCTGCCCGCGGTTGTCGAGCGCCTCATCGAGCCGCTCGAGGACTGA